CGCAGCACCTTCGTCGTGGCGGGCCGGAACTTCGGCAGCGGCTCCTCCCGCGAGCAGGCCGTCATGGCCATCCAGCAGGCGGGCGTGAAGTGCGTGATCGCCGAGAGCTTCGCGCGCATCTTCTTCCGAAACGCGATCAACCGCGCGCTCCTGGTGCTCGAGGCCCGCGTGGAAGCGAAGACCGGCGACGAGCTCGAGGTGGATCCGTCCACGGGCGCGATCCGCAACGTCACGACGGGCAATTCCTGGACGGCGCGTCCGTTGCCCGAGGCCGCGCGCCGGATCGTGGAGGACGGCGGGCTCATCGAGCATCTCAACAAGCGGCTGGAGCGCGAGCGGCAGGGCTAGGCCGCCTCTTCCACCCGCCCCGTCTCCTCCGCCCACCGCAGGAGGCGTCGGAACGACTGCGTCTCGCCGCCCGTGACGCGGATCGCGTCGCCCGCCGAGTAGCGGGCGCCACGCTCCCAGTCCTTGAAGGCCTTGCGCACCTTGTACACGCGGGGCTTGCCGGCCTGCGCGAACTCCGACATCCGCTGCAGCGTGCGCGTCTGGCTGAAGTTGCCCGAGAACAGGCCGACGCGGTGGTGCGCGACGAGGAGCACCTTGTTGCAGACGGCATCGAGGAAGCTTCGGTTGTGCGAGACCACAAGGACGGTTCCCGGGTACTCTTGGATGGCCTGCTGGACGATCTCCTGGCTTTCGATGTCGAGGTGGTTCGTGGGCTCGTCGAGGACGAGGAGGTTGTTCTCGGAGACGATGAACTTCAGGAGCGCCATGCGGGCGCGCTCGCCGCCCGAGAGCGAAGCGACCTTCTTGAAAGCGTCGTCGCCCTTGAAGCCGAACCGGCCCAGCAGCCCGCGCGCCTCCGCCTCGCCCATCTTGTCCTTTGCCGTCTTGACCTCTTCGAGGAGCGTGCGGTCCGGGTCGAGTCCCTCGTGCTCCTGGTCGTAGTACGCGACCTTGGCCGACGGCGCAAGGACGATCGTTCCCTCGCTGGGCTTCTCCTCGCCGACGACCATGCGAAGGAGCGTCGTCTTGCCGCTGCCGTTTGGGCCCACGAGCGCGACCTTGTCGCCGCGAAGGATCTCGAAGGTGGCTCCGCGAAAGAGGGTCCGACCGGGGAACCACTTGCCCACCTCGTCGAAGGCCAGGACGTCGATCGACCGCTTGCTCACCGCCTTGAACTCCAGGCGGAAGGCCTTGTGCGCGCTTGGGCCCTCGTCGTCGAGGCTCATGCCGCGGCGGATCTTCTCCAGCCGCCTGGCCTTGCTTTGCGCCTGCGCATCGTAGCGGTTGCGTCGCTTGATCTCCTCGATGATGGCAAGCTGCCGCTCGACTTCCGAGCGGTCCTTACGTCGCTTGGCGTCCCATGCGCGCGAAAGCGCCTCGCGCTGCTCCCGGTAGTCCGTGTAGTTCCCGGTCCACTCGAGCACCTTGCGCCGGTCCACCTCGAGGACCTTCGTGGCGACGTTGTCCAGAAGGTACCGGTCGTGCGCCGCGAGCATGACGGCCGCCTCGGTCGTGACGAGGAGCTCCTCCACCCATTCGATCGTCTCCATGTCGAGGTGGTTCGTGGGCTCGTCGAGCAGGAGGAGGTCCATCTGCTCGTGCTGGGCAAGCGCGCGGGCGAGAAGCACCTTCGTCTTCTCGCCCCCGGAGAGGTCGCCAAAGCGCTTGTCGAAATCTTCCTCCGCGACGCCAAGATCCGAGAGGACGGGCGACGTGAGCGGTTGCGCGCCCGCCCGCGCGGTGGCAAGCTGCGCCTGGAGATCGCCGTAGCGGGTCGTCACGTCGGAGGACTCGGGCGCCTCCCAGAACGCGGGATCGCCCATGCGCGACTCGATGGCGGCAAGCTCCCGCGCAAGCCTTCGGACCTCGGGCGTGGGCGCCGACAGGACCTCGCGCACGGGCGTGGCAGGCGGCACGGTCGCAAGCTGGGGCATGTAGCCTAGGCGCAGGTCGTCGGGCACTTCGATCGTGCCAAGATCGGGCGAAAGCTCGCCGGCGATGAGCTTGAAGAGGGTGGACTTGCCGCTGCCGTTGGGTCCGACGAGGGCCACCTTCTCGCCCGGCAGGACCTGCAAGGCCGCGTTGTCCAGCACGAGCTGGGGGCCGTAGGCCTTCGTGACGCCGTCGGTGCGGACGAGCGCGCGCATGGCAAGGCGTCCACGCCCTCCGCGTATTTGAAACTCCTGCGCCGGCGATCGGTCACCATCGCTCGACGACGCGGAAGCTGTACTTGGGCTCGATGACCTCGAGCCAGACCTCGGCGAAATCGACGTGCAGGCGAGGGAACGAGAGAACCTCGCCGTCCCATTCCACCTCGACCGGGTCGCCGCGAAGGTGCAGCACGACGCGCTGCCCGCGCGCCGGGAACAGGCTCCGTCGCCCCGGCGGCACGCGCAGCCCCTCGCCCGGAATCCATCGCACGGCGAAGCGGCGTCCGACGGACTCCGCGTGCTCGCGTCCCGGAGGCGGGCGGCCGCGCATGCCCGAGCGGGCGCGCGCCGCCGTGCACGCGTCGCAGCGGCAAAGCGTCCGAAGCTTGCCCGTGTGGAGGCAGAACGGGTCGCCCGCGTCGTACGCCTTGGTCATGGTGGCCACTGTTCGGAAAACGTGGAAAGAAGAAAGACGGATTGGGTGACTCTCTGGCGGAAATCCGCCGGCCAATCGACCCCATCTGCTTGTTCGAATTCGTGCGCTACTTACGGACCCGTTGGATCTACCTGGGGGGCCGGTGGTTCTGGTAGCAGTCTCGGCAGTACACGGGGCGCCCCTCGGTCGGCCTAAACGGCACTTGAGTCTGCTTGCCGCAGTCTGAGCAGACCGCGTCATGCATCTCACGGGGGGGTCCACGTGGGCCGCCGCGGAAACCGCCGCCGCCACCACGATATTCACCCATACGTTCGTTTCTCCTATGAGCGCCGCCCACTCCTTTCGGAGCGGGCGTGCCCGCATTTCTCCACAACGTACCCCTATTTATAGTATCCGACAGAACTCGTCCGACCTTCCGGGCGATTGTGCGGCTGCGGCCCGTCAGCATCCGCTGTATCCGCAGCTTGGGCACCATCGGCAGGTTTGCTGGAGGACGAGCGTCCAGGCGCAGTCGGGGCAGGTCATCGGATGTCCATGCAAGCTTCCCGAGCGCCTCAGCCTCGCGGCAAGCGCGCCGAAACTATCGCCGCGCGCACCTAACGCCAAGCGCCTTGGACGGACTCCCAATGCGGCGCCCCTGCAAGCGTGCGGCGGCGCACCGAGCCTGCGCTCTCCAACGCCGCGAGCCGTACCTCGGCGTCCTTGGCCGACCAGGCGAACACGCGTTCGATCTCGACGCGGGGCGCCGGCCCGTGCTCGCGAAGGTAGGCTTCGACGTCGGTGGGCGCGCGCTTCCGCAGCGCGCCGCCGGCAAGCCAGTCGATCGCGTCCTCGACGACGGTGGGCT
This Candidatus Thermoplasmatota archaeon DNA region includes the following protein-coding sequences:
- a CDS encoding ABC-F family ATP-binding cassette domain-containing protein; translated protein: MRALVRTDGVTKAYGPQLVLDNAALQVLPGEKVALVGPNGSGKSTLFKLIAGELSPDLGTIEVPDDLRLGYMPQLATVPPATPVREVLSAPTPEVRRLARELAAIESRMGDPAFWEAPESSDVTTRYGDLQAQLATARAGAQPLTSPVLSDLGVAEEDFDKRFGDLSGGEKTKVLLARALAQHEQMDLLLLDEPTNHLDMETIEWVEELLVTTEAAVMLAAHDRYLLDNVATKVLEVDRRKVLEWTGNYTDYREQREALSRAWDAKRRKDRSEVERQLAIIEEIKRRNRYDAQAQSKARRLEKIRRGMSLDDEGPSAHKAFRLEFKAVSKRSIDVLAFDEVGKWFPGRTLFRGATFEILRGDKVALVGPNGSGKTTLLRMVVGEEKPSEGTIVLAPSAKVAYYDQEHEGLDPDRTLLEEVKTAKDKMGEAEARGLLGRFGFKGDDAFKKVASLSGGERARMALLKFIVSENNLLVLDEPTNHLDIESQEIVQQAIQEYPGTVLVVSHNRSFLDAVCNKVLLVAHHRVGLFSGNFSQTRTLQRMSEFAQAGKPRVYKVRKAFKDWERGARYSAGDAIRVTGGETQSFRRLLRWAEETGRVEEAA
- a CDS encoding CxxC-x17-CxxC domain-containing protein — its product is MVPKLRIQRMLTGRSRTIARKVGRVLSDTINRGTLWRNAGTPAPKGVGGAHRRNERMGEYRGGGGGFRGGPRGPPREMHDAVCSDCGKQTQVPFRPTEGRPVYCRDCYQNHRPPR
- the leuD gene encoding 3-isopropylmalate dehydratase small subunit (catalyzes the isomerization between 2-isopropylmalate and 3-isopropylmalate in leucine biosynthesis), which produces MLSGPCLVLGDDVNTDVIAPGQYLTLWDELGKHVFEGLGKDHPALAARSTFVVAGRNFGSGSSREQAVMAIQQAGVKCVIAESFARIFFRNAINRALLVLEARVEAKTGDELEVDPSTGAIRNVTTGNSWTARPLPEAARRIVEDGGLIEHLNKRLERERQG